ATTGGCTTCAGTTTATCAAGGTAACTTGCCTGAGGGGtttgaatataatataatataataatataatgtcaGATCACCACAAAAAGATATGGAGTGATCATCTAACTACTTTATGTAACTAGTGCATATACACATGACCTTCTTTGGACAATGCGAAAGAAAGCCACATTTAAGGCAGGGAGGTTATTTGACAGTTCCAGCTTCAAGACAAACCTCACAGTTTGATTATctcagaaacaaaatatatatacaaagtgTGAATACATTCATTTAAGGCTTTAAAATTAACTGAGCCTCCTGTCAATTACATGTAAAAAATATAGTTCACATGTGATAACAATCAAATCCAGACTACATTAGGTTGCCAaaacaggcagagagagaaacaaatactaaaataaagaaatgtatgtttccCTGTTTCCTTCCAATAATTAAAAATTGTTGTATGTTGAGAAACACGATGTGCAGTCAAGCAATACCGTGGCTTGTCATGGGATAGAtttaacagtgttttaaagtaataaaactgatgtaataacaataaaatacacctttatattaattaataaattctGATGACATTGGGGTAAAATGGTGTACATacttatatgtaaaataaatatatgtaaaaataattcaaCTTACTGAACTTGAATATATTACTAATgttgttattcatatttgcatTTGTGCTGCAGATATCCCAGCTCCAAACTTACGTGCTTGAAAGGTCTAGTTTGAAACCCTAGATTTAGGGTGactttaaatcaaaacttccCAAAGCCATTAGTTTTCTCAGGGATGCTCTTTATAAAAcgccaataaaaaaaagaacaacttgtttaagaaacaaacaaacaaaaaaacagccctAAAGAATTTCAATTTCTCTAAAAATTAAGTATGACTTAAGAAACAGAGCAGCTCCAAAATATGCATAGATCTGCTCATTAAGGCACCATAACAATGAAGAAATGTCTATCAGCACAAAGTCTCGCACCCCCCATTCTGAGAGCAGAGGCTGCAGGAGTAGTTGACTGCGTCGCTGATGGTGAGGAACACGCTCTCCACAGCGCTGTCCTCCTCCAGGTAGCTGGCTCTGCGCAGTGAGTCCAGCACGGTCGGGTTGCACCGGGCCAGGAGGACCCGCACGCCCAGCTCTGCGTAGTCCTTGCGCACCTCCTTTAAAGCGTTCACTCCAGGTGTGTCCAGAAATAGCACCGGGCCGCAGTCTATAACCAGGGTGTGGAAGCTGGGGCGAGAAACAGCGATCGCCCCATCTTTGGCCCTGCTCTGCCCATCCTCTTCCCCGGCTTCCAGTTTGGCCTCTCGCTGctgcttcctcttcttcttctccagCTTCTGGTGCAGAGACTTCTCCTTGACAGGGTCCAGGCCCAAGCGCTGGTACAGAGCCTTCTTGAAGAGCGCTTGGTTGGCGTAGTAGATGGGCGCCTCAAAACGGAAGACTGTGACCCCGGCCTGCGTCTTCAGCCCTTTGTAGGTGCCCAGGTCCTCGTACAGCTCCTCCTTTCCCGCCCGGCCTAGCTCTGTAGCCGTCGCCCTCTGGGTGCGCGCCAGGACGCACAGCGCCGAGAACAGCACACCCACCAGCAGCCCCAGCTCGGTGTTGAGAAGGGCCGAGGTGGCCATGGTGACCAGCCAGATGCTGGCGTCCACGTGGTTGACGCGCCACATGCGGGGCACGTCGGCAAACTTGCGCAGCGCCCCTTTGAGGTTGACTACGATAATGACGGCCAGCACACACCTGAAGACAAACCAGAAGCTTAGTGACAGGATTCAAGGGAAATAACCAACATactcacactcacaaacacaaacacacaaaattgATACAAAATTCATAGACCATTTTTCAGCTTGCGGGAAGAGGCCAATTTAAAAAACGTTGTACATAGTTCTAGCCTCCTCatcttgtgtgtttttaagtTTTCTGTGATCCTCAACTGCGTATTAATGTCTTCAAGGTTTTAACatcaatatattacaaaaatgttacaaataagAACACATGATATAAGAAAGGATGTTTTCCAGAACAGTGCTTTTCAAATACAGGCCGCAGTGCTCTTTCTCCAGACCTAACACAGGTAATGATAGAAAGGTTGCCATGAAGCCTGCCTGCTAGTGACCAGATTTGAAGAACACTGCTGTAGTGGATTGGGTTCACTTACTTTTGCAGGGAGAAGAACAAGGGTGCGATGACCAGCAGCACCAAGAGCAGCACCAGTGCTGTCACCAGGCCGGACAGCTGTGTATGGCAGCCAGTAGACTCTTTCACCAGGGTTTTGGTGAGGGCAGCGCTGGTGGTGAAGCAGCGGAAGAAGGCCGGCAAGATGTTGCAAAAACCAATGGCGTACATCTCCTGGTTGGCATCCACCTCGTAGCCGTGCTTCTTGGCGAACATCTCTGACAGAGAGACGGTGATGGCAAAGCCAATGATGGCGATGGAGAGGGCATCCACAGCCACGTTGGGGATCAGTGACCAGGCAGGGAGCATGGGGGCCTGGAAGCCGGTGGGG
This is a stretch of genomic DNA from Amia ocellicauda isolate fAmiCal2 chromosome 11, fAmiCal2.hap1, whole genome shotgun sequence. It encodes these proteins:
- the slc26a2 gene encoding sulfate transporter isoform X1; the encoded protein is MSNEPPCTQIPYSPINGHGGTSGEMGAEMNPDEEQEALTGDEMEEKRYRPLVLEEWEKETANWNAILTQKLKKQCACGPARLKRQILGFFPILSWLPNYQFKEWIIGDVMSGLIVGILLVPQSIAYSLLAGQDPIYGLYTSFFSCIIYTLLGSSHHISVGIFGVLCLLVGQVVDKELMAAGYLTVSNRTAMVGEGNFTVPIDCDRSCYAIMVGTTVTFMAGVYQVLMGVFQVGFVSVYLSDALLSGFATGASITILTSQVKYLLGITLPRTRGLGSLVKTWFYLFQNIKQTNVCDLITSLLCLLVLVPTKELNDRFKSKLKAPIPMELIVVIVATLASHFGRFQELYGSDIAGAIPTGFQAPMLPAWSLIPNVAVDALSIAIIGFAITVSLSEMFAKKHGYEVDANQEMYAIGFCNILPAFFRCFTTSAALTKTLVKESTGCHTQLSGLVTALVLLLVLLVIAPLFFSLQKCVLAVIIVVNLKGALRKFADVPRMWRVNHVDASIWLVTMATSALLNTELGLLVGVLFSALCVLARTQRATATELGRAGKEELYEDLGTYKGLKTQAGVTVFRFEAPIYYANQALFKKALYQRLGLDPVKEKSLHQKLEKKKRKQQREAKLEAGEEDGQSRAKDGAIAVSRPSFHTLVIDCGPVLFLDTPGVNALKEVRKDYAELGVRVLLARCNPTVLDSLRRASYLEEDSAVESVFLTISDAVNYSCSLCSQNGGCETLC
- the slc26a2 gene encoding sulfate transporter isoform X2, with amino-acid sequence MSNEPPCTQIPYSPINGHGGTSEMGAEMNPDEEQEALTGDEMEEKRYRPLVLEEWEKETANWNAILTQKLKKQCACGPARLKRQILGFFPILSWLPNYQFKEWIIGDVMSGLIVGILLVPQSIAYSLLAGQDPIYGLYTSFFSCIIYTLLGSSHHISVGIFGVLCLLVGQVVDKELMAAGYLTVSNRTAMVGEGNFTVPIDCDRSCYAIMVGTTVTFMAGVYQVLMGVFQVGFVSVYLSDALLSGFATGASITILTSQVKYLLGITLPRTRGLGSLVKTWFYLFQNIKQTNVCDLITSLLCLLVLVPTKELNDRFKSKLKAPIPMELIVVIVATLASHFGRFQELYGSDIAGAIPTGFQAPMLPAWSLIPNVAVDALSIAIIGFAITVSLSEMFAKKHGYEVDANQEMYAIGFCNILPAFFRCFTTSAALTKTLVKESTGCHTQLSGLVTALVLLLVLLVIAPLFFSLQKCVLAVIIVVNLKGALRKFADVPRMWRVNHVDASIWLVTMATSALLNTELGLLVGVLFSALCVLARTQRATATELGRAGKEELYEDLGTYKGLKTQAGVTVFRFEAPIYYANQALFKKALYQRLGLDPVKEKSLHQKLEKKKRKQQREAKLEAGEEDGQSRAKDGAIAVSRPSFHTLVIDCGPVLFLDTPGVNALKEVRKDYAELGVRVLLARCNPTVLDSLRRASYLEEDSAVESVFLTISDAVNYSCSLCSQNGGCETLC